One part of the Sphingopyxis sp. PAMC25046 genome encodes these proteins:
- a CDS encoding response regulator: MNDVSARTVLVVEDDPLVLLSAVAMIEDAGYDVLEAANADEAIALLADHPQIRVVFTDIEMPGSMDGLNLAAYVRDRWPPVAIIVTSGRILPGEGLLPADGVFLAKPYRSEDLAARLNVFLPVP, from the coding sequence GTGAATGATGTATCTGCCAGGACGGTGCTGGTCGTCGAGGACGATCCGCTTGTCCTTCTCTCCGCCGTCGCCATGATCGAGGATGCGGGCTACGATGTTCTCGAAGCCGCGAACGCCGACGAAGCGATCGCGTTGCTCGCGGACCATCCGCAGATCCGCGTCGTGTTTACCGATATCGAAATGCCCGGATCCATGGATGGATTGAATCTGGCGGCCTATGTCCGCGATCGCTGGCCGCCCGTGGCGATTATCGTGACCTCGGGGCGTATCCTTCCAGGCGAGGGTCTTTTACCCGCGGACGGCGTTTTTCTCGCCAAACCCTATCGGTCGGAAGACCTTGCGGCACGCCTAAATGTCTTCCTGCCGGTACCGTAA
- a CDS encoding sensor histidine kinase, with amino-acid sequence MRDYFDQLCKSLGALMINDPAELSLTVDVDESRVNADISVSLGLIVTELVINALKHAFPGERGGAIIVDFHAMGKSWKPSAGDDGVGTTAKLADAKPGLGTSIVAALADQLDVTVTTENGEPGTKVSIVHDEPTGRCHNDKGFGRVS; translated from the coding sequence TTGCGCGATTACTTCGACCAGCTCTGCAAGAGCCTCGGTGCATTGATGATCAACGACCCGGCGGAGCTTTCACTGACGGTCGATGTCGACGAGAGCCGTGTGAATGCCGATATCTCGGTGAGCCTCGGGCTCATCGTCACCGAACTGGTGATCAATGCGCTCAAGCACGCCTTTCCGGGCGAGCGCGGCGGGGCGATCATCGTCGATTTTCACGCGATGGGCAAAAGCTGGAAGCCGTCGGCCGGTGACGATGGCGTCGGGACGACGGCAAAGCTGGCCGACGCGAAGCCCGGTCTCGGCACCAGCATCGTCGCTGCGTTGGCGGACCAGCTTGACGTGACGGTCACGACCGAAAATGGCGAGCCGGGCACCAAAGTGTCGATCGTTCATGATGAGCCAACGGGCCGATGTCATAATGACAAGGGCTTTGGCCGCGTCTCCTGA